One Aegilops tauschii subsp. strangulata cultivar AL8/78 chromosome 7, Aet v6.0, whole genome shotgun sequence genomic window carries:
- the LOC109736991 gene encoding heat shock factor-binding protein has translation MASSNSGGIPIKAEQDSDGSAQSTADMTAFVQNLLVQMQTRFQTMSENIITKIDEMGARIDELELSINDLKAEMGSDGMTPTKVKDEESKPADSSA, from the exons ATGGCGTCTTCCAACTCCGGCGGCATCCCCATCAAG GCGGAACAGGATTCGGATGGCTCGGCCCAGAGCACAGCTGATATGACTGCTTTT GTGCAAAATCTTCTAGTTCAGATG CAAACCAGGTTCCAAACTATGTCAGAGAACATCATTACAAAGA TAGATGAAATGGGTGCAAGAATCGATGAATTGGAGCTGAGCATCAATGACCTCAAGGCTGAAATGGGCAGCGATGGTATGACCCCTACTAAAGTGAAGGACGAAGAATCAAAGCCAGCAGACAGCTCTGCCTGA
- the LOC141027005 gene encoding uncharacterized protein: MATPSSFMDLLQNAEVDLGAPPLDPFRVGDDLEEKEEDEEDEGDDEEEVAEIGEEAFTAASRPHARSTNYTEPEDVLLVRAWAAVGMDATTDTDQTGKRYWQRIEDVYCRIKPKNSGFIHRTFRSLQGRWELIKPACARWSAAMDQVRDAPPSGTVESDYETIAGMRYKEMAASKGKPFPFKHVWSILQTFDKWKLRDQETAPKKSAMLRMDDSEDEEERNLGKPEETKKGKLRVKMEEEASSLREKMDHMMKAREELTTKTLETKLLITEKKKEVKLAQVEAKREEAKRKAELEERMIKLKEAKVWKELMVEEKEHIMMSKKDMDQDQLQWWKDTKEDIAERKRMFRVASSTFRGDTPMSSCGDGGVYDSTGADGDA; this comes from the exons ATGGCAACCCCATCCTCGTTCATGGACCTCCTCCAAAACGCGGAGGTGGACCTCGGAGCTCCGCCCCTAGACCCCTTTAGGGTTGGTGACGACTTGGAGGAAAAGGAGGAAGATGAGGAGGATGAAggggatgacgaggaggaggtggccgaGATAGGGGAGGAGGCATTCACCGCCGCTTCCCGCCCACACGCGCGGTCGACAAACTACACCGAGCCGGAAGATGTCCTCTTGGTTCGTGCTTGGGCAGCTGTGGGAATGGATGCAACCACCGACACCGATCAAACCGGTAAACGGTATTGGCAAAGGATCGAGGACGTCTATTGTAGGATCAAGCCGAAGAATAGTGGGTTCATCCATCGCACTTTCCGGTCGCTTCAAGGCCGGTGGGAGTTGATCAAGCCCGCTTGTGCTCGTTGGAGTGCGGCCATGGACCAAGTGAGGGATGCACCACCTAGTGGAACCGTGGAGAGCGACTAT GAGACAATTGCCGGCATGAGGTACAAGGAGATGGCCGCTTCCAAGGGCAAGCCATTCCCATTTAAGCATGTTTGGTCAATTCTTCAAACCTTTGACAAGTGGAAGTTGAGGGATCAAGAGACCGCACCCAAGAAGTCGGCAATGCTAAGGATGGATGATAgtgaagatgaggaggagaggaACTTGGGCAAGCCCGAGGAAACCAAGAAGGGCAAGCTAAGGGTGAAGATGGAAGAAGAGGCGTCAAGCCTAAGGGAGAAGATGGACCACATGATGAAGGCAAGAGAGGAATTGACAACGAAGACATTGGAGACGAAGCTTCTTATCACCGAGAAGAAGAAAGAGGTCAAGCTTGCACAAGTTGAAGCAAAGCGTGAAGAAGCAAAGCGCAAGGCCGAGTTGGAGGAGAGGATGATCAAGCTCAAAGAGGCAAAGGTATGGAAAGAACTCATGGTGGAAGAGAAAGAGCACATTATGATGTCCAAGAAGGACATGGATCAAGACCAATTGCAATGGTGGAAGGACACCAAGGAGGACATCGCAGAGAGGAAGAGGATGTTTCGTGTTGCGTCCTCTACTTTTCGAGGTGACACTCCGATGAGTAGTTGTGGTGATGGCGGTGTGTACGACTCCACCGGTGCCGATGGAGATGCTTGA
- the LOC109736995 gene encoding uncharacterized protein encodes MAAAGAADGDQRWLVDCLTATLDTAREVRAFAEESLCQASLQPGYGAALTKVTVNKEVPFGLRQLAAVLLKQFIKQHWEEDEDNFVPPVVSASEKVVIRQLLLTSLDDSNGKIRTAIGMAVAAIGQNDWPEDWPELLPFLLKLIGDQSNGNGVRGALRCLALLSDDLDDTCIPKLVPELFPSLYRIISSPHLYENSLRSKALGIVHSCISMLGSMSGVYKRETVNLMTSMLDPLVEQFSIILNSPVLSPNPDDWSMQMEVLKCLLQLIQNFPRLPEAKISAVLGPLWQTFVSSFKVYHLSIIQASENADNVGYDSDGSERSLESFEIQLFELWTTIVGNSMLAKVIAGNIKELAYYTISFQQITEEQVQNWSRDANQYVADEDDVTYSCRVSGSLLLEEIVTAYEDYGIDAILEASQVCFRESRELKQAGSADWWRLHEASLFALGSLSEHLCEAQDSGYNVRDLLEQMVTDIVGTGVHQYPFLHARAFSVVAKFSSLISKGICEQYLCNAAHAIASDVPPPVKVGACRALAELLPESNQSSMPNNIMGILSSLVDLLRQASDETLHLVLETLQSAIKSGGEQSTSIEPVISPIILDVWAQHIADPFISIDAVEVLEAIKNAPGCLEPLVSRILPTIGTILSKSKIQPDGLVAGSLDLLTMILKNAPAAVVKAVFDTCFTSTIQIVLESDDHGEMQNATECLAAFISGGRQELLVWGGEQGSTLKMLLSAASRLLDPELESSVSLFVGSYILQLILHLPSHLSPHIPELIAAIVRRMQTSDIAGLKSSLVVIIARLVHLSAPNVDQFINLLLAIPAQGYGSSLAYIMSEWSQLQGEIQGAYQIKVTTTALALLISTRHPELSRIEVNGHLVKTSAGITTRSKARVTPDNWTKIPLPSKIFALLADTLAEIQEQVGDDADNIDEEDSDWEEVQNGDATPQDIMYSASVPSNANPSVEHLNAMAKVFDEDEDDSYDDDLAKNDSLNEVKLLDFLTNTFVNLWDSDRPLFEYLCQGLTNPQRVAVQKVLRK; translated from the exons atggcggcggcgggtgcggcggACGGCGACCAGCGGTGGCTCGTGGATTGCCTGACGGCCACCCTCGACACCGCCCGCGAGGTCCGCGCCTTCGCCGAGGAGTCGCTCTGCCAGGCCTCCCTCCAGCCAG GATATGGAGCTGCCCTCACGAAGGTCACAGTCAACAAGGAGGTCCCATTTGGGCTACGTCAG CTAGCTGCTGTTTTGTTAAAACAGTTCATCAAGCAGCACTGGGAGGAAGACGAAGACAATTTTGTGCCTCCTGTTGTTTCTGCCTCAGAAAAG GTTGTTATACGTCAACTCCTTCTTACCTCACTGGATGATTCTAATGGGAAGATTCGTACTGCCATTGGCATGGCTGTAGCAGCTATTGGGCAGAATGATTGGCCAGAAGACTGGCCTGAGTTACTTCCATTTCTCTTGAAGTTAATTGGTGATCAAAGCAATGGGAATGGAG TTCGTGGAGCATTAAGATGCCTAGCCCTTCTATCAGATGATTTGGATGATACTTGTATTCCCAAACTAGTGCCAGAGCTATTCCCATCATTGTACAGAATAATATCATCTCCACAC CTGTATGAAAATTCTCTTCGTTCAAAGGCTCTTGGAATAGTCCATTCGTGTATTTCCATGCTTGGATCAATGAGTGGTGTTTACAAG AGAGAGACTGTCAATTTGATGACTTCAATGCTTGATCCACTTGTGGAGCAATTCTCTATAATTTTAAATTCACCGGTGCTGTCCCCAAATCCTGATGACTGGAGTATGCAGATGGAG GTGCTGAAGTGtttactccagcttatccagaaCTTCCCTAGACTACCTGAAGCTAAAATTTCTG CTGTTCTTGGGCCTCTGTGGCAGACCTTTGTTTCATCCTTCAAGGTCTATCACCTGTCAATCATTCAAGCTTCAGAGAATGCTGATAATGTGGGCTATGATTCTGATGGTAGTGAAAGAAGTCTCGAATCCTTTGAGATTCAG TTATTTGAGCTATGGACAACAATTGTGGGAAATTCTATGTTAGCGAAG GTTATTGCAGGAAACATTAAAGAGCTAGCATACTACACTATATCCTTTCAACAGATAACTGAGGAACAG GTGCAAAACTGGTCACGTGATGCTAACCAGTATGTTGCTGATGAGGATGATGTAACTTATAGCTGTCGTGTGTCTG GATCTCTTTTGCTGGAAGAGATAGTCACTGCCTACGAGGATTACGGAATTGACGCAATTTTGGAAGCTTCACAAGTTTGTTTTCGTGAATCACGTGAATTAAAACAAGCGGGTTCTGCCGACTGGTGGAGA CTTCATGAAGCATCACTTTTTGCTCTAGGTTCACTATCAGAACATCTGTGTGAAGCACAG GATTCTGGTTACAATGTGCGAGATTTACTTGAGCAGATGGTAACTGATATTGTGGGAACAG GGGTGCACCAGTACCCATTTCTTCATGCACGTGCATTCTCTGTTGTGGCCAAGTTCTCTTCATTG ATAAGTAAGGGGATCTGTGAACAATATCTATGCAATGCTGCTCATGCAATTGCCTCAGATGT GCCACCTCCAGTTAAAGTAGGAGCATGTAGGGCACTGGCTGAACTTCTACCGGAATCTAATCAAAGTTCGATGCCAAACAACATTATGGGCATACTCTCATCTCTTGTTGATCTTCTGAGGCAG GCATCTGATGAAACACTGCATCTTGTTCTAGAAACCCTCCAATCAGCCATTAAATCTG GTGGTGAACAATCAACATCAATCGAGCCAGTCATCTCTCCTATCATACTAGATGTATGGGCCCAACACATTGCTGACCCATTCATCAGTATTGATGCTGTAGAAGTTCTAGAG GCCATCAAGAATGCTCCTGGATGCTTAGAACCGCTTGTGTCCCGGATTCTTCCAACAATAGGGACAATTTTATCAAAA TCCAAGATCCAGCCGGATGGACTAGTTGCAGGTTCACTGGACCTCCTGACGATGATACTCAAA AATGCTCCAGCTGCTGTGGTTAAGGCAGTGTTTGACACATGCTTTACATCTACCATTCAGATTGTTCTTGAAAGTGATGACCATGGAGAGATGCAG AACGCGACAGAATGTTTGGCAGCATTTATATCAGGTGGCCGGCAGGAGTTGCTTGTTTGGGGTGGTGAACAAGGAAGTACATTGAAGATGCTACTTAGTGCAGCTTCAAG GCTTTTAGATCCAGAATTGGAAAGTTCAGTGTCACTTTTCGTTGGGAGTTACATTTTACAACTTATTTTACATCTACCTTCACACCTATCTCCCCACATTCCGGAGCTTATTGCTGCCATTGTGAGGCGTATGCAAACGAGCGACATTGCAGGATTGAAGAGCTCTCTTGTTGTTATAATAGCCAGACTA GTACATCTAAGTGCACCGAACGTTGATCAGTTTATCAACCTTCTACTTGCAATTCCTGCCCAGGGCTACGGAAGTTCATTGGCTTATATTATGTCAGAATGGTCACAGCTACAAG GTGAAATTCAGGGAGCCTACCAGATAAAGGTAACAACTACTGCGTTAGCTCTGCTCATATCTACACGTCATCCTGAGCTATCTAGGATTGAAGTTAACGGACATCTTGTTAAG ACTAGTGCAGGTATAACCACACGGTCAAAAGCTCGGGTAACTCCAGATAACTGGACCAAGATTCCACTCCCATCTAAG ATATTCGCACTGTTAGCAGATACTTTAGCTGAAATTCAAGAGCAAGTCGGTGATGATGCTGACAATATTGATGAAGAG GATAGTGACTGGGAAGAGGTTCAGAATGGTGATGCGACTCCACAGGATATAATGTATTCAGCATCAGTTCCTTCGAATGCTAATCCGTCAGTGGAGCATCTAAATGCTATGGCAAAAGTTTTCGATGAG GATGAAGACGACAGTTATGATGACGATCTGGCAAAAAATGACTCTCTTAATGAG GTGAAATTGTTGGACTTTCTAACGAACACCTTTGTCAACCTGTGGGACAGTGATCGGCCACTTTTTGAGTACCTTTGCCAG GGCTTAACAAATCCACAACGGGTTGCCGTACAGAAGGTTTTGCGGAAGTGA